A genomic stretch from bacterium includes:
- a CDS encoding C45 family autoproteolytic acyltransferase/hydrolase yields MRRPPIRMLDVGGIPAEMGHAHGSTYAAEIREYTEERIGLVMSGLWTGAPVSRRTVLELAEACLEAHERESTPLYEEMSATASGAGISLAEAVVVGGFTDFVDTVRTHLGGEVSAPVVVEDDCTAFIVPDHRAAGAGFLGQTWDMHASATDHVILMRTRPDDGPRALIFTTVGCLGQIGMNEHGVCVGITNLTASDGQIGVTWPTVVRHALLTETAVEARDVILDADLAGGHNYLVFDSEGTGFSIEAMPSARPVTTLSTETLVRTNHTLEEATRAVETERPSDLQDSSRRRLSVASDHLDRTDLTEEDLMDLTRHGVCQVPAPPYEVETSGATVMRPRTGDFWAVWGLPSMNDYVPIEFL; encoded by the coding sequence ATGCGACGGCCTCCTATTCGCATGCTGGATGTGGGCGGAATTCCTGCCGAGATGGGTCATGCCCATGGCAGTACCTATGCGGCAGAGATCCGGGAGTACACCGAGGAACGCATCGGGCTTGTGATGTCCGGATTGTGGACCGGGGCGCCAGTCTCCAGGAGGACGGTTCTCGAGTTGGCCGAGGCCTGCCTGGAAGCGCACGAGCGGGAGTCCACTCCGCTGTACGAGGAGATGTCGGCGACGGCCTCCGGGGCAGGGATCAGCCTGGCCGAGGCGGTGGTGGTGGGCGGCTTCACCGACTTCGTAGACACTGTGCGGACACACCTGGGTGGCGAAGTCTCTGCCCCCGTGGTGGTGGAAGATGACTGCACGGCGTTCATCGTGCCGGACCACCGGGCGGCGGGCGCCGGTTTCCTCGGGCAGACCTGGGATATGCACGCCTCCGCCACCGACCACGTGATCCTGATGCGCACCAGACCTGACGATGGGCCGCGGGCACTGATCTTCACCACCGTGGGGTGCCTCGGGCAGATCGGTATGAATGAGCACGGGGTGTGCGTGGGCATCACCAACCTGACCGCTTCCGACGGGCAGATCGGGGTGACGTGGCCGACCGTGGTCCGCCACGCTCTTCTAACCGAAACTGCGGTCGAGGCCCGGGATGTGATCTTGGACGCGGACCTGGCGGGAGGACACAACTACCTGGTCTTCGACTCGGAGGGGACGGGCTTCAGCATCGAAGCGATGCCCAGCGCCAGACCCGTGACAACCCTGTCCACCGAGACGCTGGTCCGGACCAACCACACGCTCGAAGAAGCCACCCGAGCGGTCGAGACCGAGCGGCCTTCCGACCTGCAGGACAGCTCCCGTCGGCGGTTGTCGGTCGCCTCCGATCACCTCGACCGGACCGACCTGACCGAGGAGGACCTGATGGATCTCACCCGCCACGGCGTGTGCCAGGTGCCCGCGCCGCCGTATGAGGTGGAGACTTCCGGGGCTACCGTTATGCGGCCCAGAACCGGGGACTTCTGGGCGGTATGGGGCCTCCCCAGCATGAACGACTACGTACCCATCGAGTTCCTCTGA